From Azospirillaceae bacterium:
GGGTTGTTCTAGTGGGTACCTGCAACTTTCCTGAATTGCTGGATCCCGCGTTAATCCGACCTGGCCGCTTTGAACGCGTCATACACGTTCCGTTCCCCGACAAGATGGCGCTCCAAGGTATTCTCCGCTTCCATCTTGGCCCAGATCATCTGCAAGGCCTGGACCTGGCATGCTTTGCGGCGGCGCTGGAAGGCGCGACGGGAGCAGACTGCGAGCAGGTCGTCCGTGGCGGGAAACGTCGCGCCAGGCTGGCCGGCAGGCCCATGCGACCGGAAGATCTGGCGGCGGAACTACACCCTGCGGAACGTCAACAGCCGTTGGAAGTCCGGCGCCTTGTCGCCGTTCATGAGGCTGGTCATGCTGTGGTTTCGGCAATCCTGAGGCCCGGAACGCTGCTGTCGGCTTCAATCCGCGCCTCTTCAGCGGCGCTGGGAAGCGTGCGGTGCCGCCCAGACGATGAAATCATGCACGCCGGTGACCTTCTCGCGTTGGTGAAGGTGTCACTGGCTGGACGGGCTGCCGAAGAGGCAGTCCTCGGGGAAGCGAGTACAGCCGCCGGCGGTAACGCCGAAAGCGATTTGGCGACCGCCACCTTGCTTACCACACAGCTCATCGCCCACGGGCTAGGAGATCAGCTGATCTGGGTAGGGCCCGTTACGGCGCACACGGTACCCCATCTCCTCAGTGGCAATCCCAAGCTCGCGGCGAAAGTCGATGCGCTGCTGGACGCCCAATATGGGGAAGTGCTCGCCCTCGTCCGTGCCCGACGGCAGGCGGTGGAATATGTCGCCGAGCTTCTGCTCGCCAAGGAGACGATTTCGGCTGAGGAAATCGTCGCCGCTGGAAGTGCGCTTTGGCCCAAAGCCGAGGGGCGGGAGATGCAGTGAGACCGGCACGAAGACGGCCCCCGCCCACCATGCGGCTTTTGCCAGAACGCGGTGGGCAAGTTGCTCCCCTTAAACCAAGACGAGACGTAAGATGCACACCGAGGCGTTGCCGATCCCGCCGGCCGTAACCGCTCTGATCAGCAGAACCATCGACCGGCTCCGGCACTTGCAGGTACAGCCTGACCCAATCGTTCCCGCACAACATCGCCAGCGGTATGGAATATTGACTTCCGCCGTTCGCGCCGACGGTCAAATTTTGGAGATGGCCATCAGCGAGGCGCTGAAGGCGCTTCCCCACCTCCGGCTTGTCCGTACCCCGCCCATATTCATCCCCCCTCTGGTCGATCAAATCGTCGGTGGCGTCGCCAGCGCCGAAACACTCCGAAGCTCTCATCTACATTACGAGGGGGATCAAGGGCGAAAGGTTGCCCCTGACCTAGTGCTTATCGATGCGAATCGCAAAGCCATCGACTTCCTGGAGGTCAAACGCGGTTTGGCGCGTACGGACGCTGGGAAGACCCGGCAGACAATCAGGGACCTGCGCTGTCTGCAGTTGGTCGGCAAAAGCTATGCGCTGAGGCAACTCAACGCCGAGGTCGACACCGCGACTGCTGCGGTCTGCGCTATTCACGGCGCCACCGCCGTACCTGCTGATTTGCAGGTCGCTGTCGAGGATCTGGAAGTCCGCTACGGACTGAGTCTGCGAGCCGTCATCAGCGCGACGTATACTGAATTTGGGCGGCAACTGGACGAACTGCTGTTCCAGCAGGCGCTCGATGAGGAGATTGAGAGCCTCTATCCTGAAAGACTTCAAGAAGGGGCGCCGGTGTCGCCATTGATCGGCTTTGCCGAGCAAGAGCCGGGGATGGGGGACACCATTACGCCTGCTTAGTGGGCCCTGTGGCCAACAGTTCCACGATCGCGGCGGCTGTGGCCAGCATCCTGTTGTCCAAACTCCGTGCTGCATCGTTCAGCCGGGCCAGTGCCGCAGCCCGTTGAGGGTCGTTCTCGTTGTCCTCTGCGAATAACTCGCTGAGCGGTACGCCCAGCCCCTTCGCCAGGACCTCCAGCGTGTCATAGGCCGGGATGGAGATACCGCGCTCGACGTTTGAGATTGCGTCCGGCGACCGGTCAATAAGTCCGGCCAGAGCCTCTTGGCTGAGGCCCCGTCTTTTGCGGATGGCTCGTATCCGCATTGCCACGCGAGTTTTGAAGTCCATGTCGCATGATGAGCAGATTTCCGTCTTGTCGGAACCGACCACCATACGGTATTTATCGAATGTACCGATCAGGAGTCCGGAAATAAACATCCCTAACGTGGGCCGATCGACGGATCGCTTCTGCCCACTACCCAGGGGCAGGTCACCAAGAACCGGCCTTCGACAGCCGAGACTAGGCCCTGAGAGTTTCGCCGGTATTGCCGGTCATGCCACGAAGAGTAAGGGAATCACTACGATGCACTCGCGGATGAAGTCGGGCCCACCGTCACCACCGTCATCCCCTCGGCGGCAGCGTATCGCGAGTCACCCACCCATATAAAAACGCTAGATGGCTTCGTCTGCGATGAGTTCACCATCAATGTAAGTTGGCCGGAAAAGCTCTTTGCCGCTGGATGAGGTAAACAGTGGGCGCCGCCGATGGCTGCCCATTCAATATGTCGATCCCTCGCCACTTTCCCGCACTGCCGCCTGTGCTGCAGTTCTCTCCCCTTTGACTTAGAGATACGATATGAAGCAGATTTCCGGCCGGCTCACCATGCTTGGTGATTCAATAGTAAAGACCAATCAATGCGACTACAGTTTGATTAAGATTGGGAACAATATTCTGCAATCTGTTGTCGTTCCATCTGGCATAAATAATTTCCTGGGTGTCCATAATGACGGCGAGACCACCATATATTACGTGGACCCATTTTTATTCAGGAAGGTAATTGTCGGAATCGGACTCCCGTCCGGTGAGAAATATTGCATGGGTCCCGGTTTTTTTACCTCGGTCATGCTCCTGCTGTGCAGCATTGTCCTTATCCCGTTGTTGGGCTTCGGGCTGCTATTCCTGCCAACGGCGGTTGGCAGCCTGATCGTGGATAGCGCCGCTGCCAAGCTGCGGGACCAGGGCTTCGAACCCATCAAGTGACGGCTGTCTGCCTATAGGAAGGGTTGTCCCAGGACGGCGTTACGGAACGTCCGAGCCCCCCAATTTACCCAGCTCGCCTAGGCATTTGGCTCCTAGCCCCTCACATGTGGCTCTTTTCCCAGACGGAGGCGGTGCGCTGGGCGCACCTTAAATATCATGAATGATTTCAAGCAACTGCATCTGGGCATCGATCGACGCCAGTTCATAACGGCATCTGCGGCTGCCGTTGGGTTGGCGGCGATTTCACATGCGATGCCAGCCAAGGCGGATACGATAATCGCTCCTGAGAAGCCCAGGACCCGCGAGGCATTGCTGGCGTTGCTGGACGACACAGCCTGGGTGCCAATCGGTCCCGATAATGAAAAGCATATTTACGTATTGGGCGCACCGTGGTGCCCTCATTGTAAGAATCTTTATTTCGAAGCGAAGAAGATAGAAAAGGCTGTCCAATTCAGGTGGGTGCCGGGCTTTACGAACAGCACATGGGCGCAGCAGGTCAACTTGCTGACCGCGGGCACCCGCGATGCCAATGTGTTGGATCAAATTTACAATAAGATACGACCAGCCGACTTGATCCCCCAGGGCGCGAACTGGGCACTCAAGTGGAATGAGGATGTTGTCGATCTTGTCGAATTGGGCCAGCCTGGCGCGGGCGCGACGCCTGTTATCTACATACCGCTCGGCTCCGAGTTGCGCCGAATGACCGGTGAGGAGACTGCGGCCAATTTCATGAAGCTCGCCTCCAGCATTGCCCGGAGGCCGGCCTCGATGTCGATCACTCCCAAAGCAAGCGCGGTCGCTGGAACGATTTCAAAAAGCTGGGAAATCAGTCGAAGCCTTAGCTTGACGCCCGTGTCCGACACGGTGCCGCTTCCCGTGCGGGTCGCCCCCACCCTTGATGCACCTGTATTTTTCAACCTCCCATCCGACAAGGCGCTGGATGTCAAAGGCGCTGCCATTACGGCGAATGGTGAGAAATGGGTGTATCTGTCGCTTTCTGGAACCGGCTTCTTGGAGCGCGGTGGCTGGTGTGCCGCTGATCAGGTCTACGTGAACGACGGCAACAAAACTCCCGTCACGTTTTGAGTGAACGTTCGGCACGAACTGTGCCGGGGGGCGTGGAGGCCAGCCGTCCGATTTGTTGAAATAGTGTGCAGCCGGAACCCGAGCTCTCAGGGAAAAGAACACCAGCACTGCCGTAAGGTCGCGCTGGTGCCCTCACACATCACGACGTCATGCCACAGGCTCCATCAAGCCCCTCGCTGCGGGTTGCACCTTACACCGGAACAACATCCCCGCTGTGGCCGGCAGCACCAGCCCCAAGGGCCACACAAAGTCCAACGCCTGGACCATCGCCAGCCACACCAGCGCAGTATAGCCGGACTCGGTCCGCCCCCACGCGCAGGCGTCGCCGCTGCAGGAAAAGGGCCGCCATTGGTTCTCCGCCTTGGATAGGTAGGCCGTCCCGTTGAGGAACAAAGCTATCGGCTCAACGGTAGAGCAAGGCGAACGCCAGTTGGGCGATGGCGGACGCCACCCACAGCCCGCCACTCAGGAAGGGCTTGCCCGCGGTGGCCAAGGACAGCAGGAACCCGACCGGCAATATCGCGCTGCTGAGGATCCGGGCGCCCGTGGACGACGGCGCGGGTTGGTCGACGAACAGGCTGGAGAGATAGATGGCCATGCCCAGCGCCCAGAGCGCCAGGTAGACGCGGCGGACCTTTGGATCGCGCCGCCGGGGTTCGGTCGTGGAGGTCATGGGATCGCCAGGTTCCGCCGGTTCAACTCGTCTCGGTAGCCGAGGTTCCGGGCCGCATTATAGCTCTCGCCCGTGCCCAGGATATAGCCGATGAAGATGTACATCGCGGCGACCGGTATCGCCGGCCCCGTGGTCAACTCCTTGTATACGTTCTTCAGGAGTTCCGGGCTCCGGCCGTATTGCAGGACCTTCTTGCGCGTGCTTTCCCCAAGGGCGCCCTGCCTGAGGAAATCGCCGTAGTGGAACACCTTGGCCAACCGCCCATACGTTTTGAACGCCTCCCGCAGTTCGTCGTCGGTGAGCAGCGGCGGGAAGTCCTCGGGGCTCTCGATGGCCTGGCGGCACCGGGACATCAGCATGGCGGCCATCCACCCGCCCTGGGCCGGGCCGTACGCCACCACCAATTGGGTCTTGATCCTGGTCAGCATGGCGTAGAGCGCCCCGGGATCAAGGCGCCGCACCGACAGCATGTCCTGGAGGAGGTGCTGGACCACGGGCTCGTTGTAGCTGGCAGAGACGCCCTCCATCGGGGTGTCCAGGCGCCAGAACTGCACCAGGCTTTGACCGGCGGGGACGCGGCCGATGGGCATCGTCCGCTGATCGACGCGATGGCCGGTGGCGTCCGTGACGATGCGCTGGGCGCCCTCCACGAGTTGCCGGTCGAGCCGAGCCTCCATCGCCTGCGTGTCCGCCGTCGTGTCCATGGTGGAGCCGGCCTTCTCCCTGTGGTGATGGAAGGGAAATAGGCGCCGAGAGAGAGCTGGCAAGTGGATATGCCCTCGGCGGAGGTGGTGGCGCGTTCACGTCACCGAGATCGTCTATGGTGTTAATCGGCACACCGCTTGAGCGCCGATCGGCACCGTATCCATTTGATTCTATTGAAGTCGATGGGGTCATTTTATCGCGCCGATTAACAGCCGTGTTACCACTCGGCAAGCGATCCTGAGCCATTTGCCAAAACGATAGGCGGAGGCAAACTTCATCTTGGCGATTGTTCTCCACCCTTTGTTGGCGGAGGAAGACGAGCGGTTCAGCATCTGCTTTACCGTCTGCGGTGCTCAGCCCGAGGTGGAGATGAACTTCGGTGGGGCAGACGCCTGCGTGGTGGGCTTCTACTCGTGGCCAACAGCCCTTGCCTCATGGAGCAGGGGGCTGCCGTATGCCGCGATTGGTGCCCCGAGGTTCCTTCCGCGACGCGCGCGCCCCTGCATCTGTCGCATCGTCCATTTCCAGTTTTGAATTGCCGCGCAGTGCCATGGCCAGTTGGATGCAGGAGACTGGTCTTCACAGTTTCCAGGGGCTGGAGTATGAGTCCGGCCTGAAGATGTCGTCACCTAATTCGGCTTGGCGCTGGTGACACTTGGTCAGGCGCCAGCCTTCTTCATCGACTATATCCTGAACGCTTTCTCTACCCAATCCGCATCGTGGGGCAGGATCCGTTCGGTGGCGGGCAGTGGGCGGCCCTTCTGCAGTACCATCATCACCGAGGTGAGCTGCGGGACCATTCGCTTAAATCCTGCGGAATACCCAGTCGCCCAAGGTCGATTCCACTGGATGGCGTAAAAGTGTGCCCGCCAGCTACGTCATCGGCCGCCGCAGCAGGATGATGATACGAGCCTAGGGATTCACCTTGGAACATCACCTGAAACCGGCCACCAGGAGCCGGTACTATGGAAACCACCCCTTGTCGGGTGGGGAAATAGAACATGATCATTCTCCTAACTAATATGATCTCACATGAGGCACTGGAGTGATCTTTGGAGATGAACTAAGGACCTATGAAGGTCTATCGCTGCCGGGAGAGCCGGCGTTCACTTATCTGAACAGCTCAGCGCGACCGGAGGCGGCGAATGTGCGAGCCTTCCTAAATGACGCGATGAGCCGATATCCGCCGGCGAGTAGGAAGCCTTTGGTCGATCGTCTCCGCACGGAACGCTCCTATTCCGATGCGGTATTTGAACTGCTGGTCCACGACTGGTGCATCCGCGTGGGAATGCGGGTTCTGGAGATCGAGCCAAAGATCAACGGCACTCAGAAGAGGCCCGATTTCCTAGTGGAGGCGGGGGCGGAGCGCTTCTATCTCGAATGTGTCGTTTCTCGGGGCATTTCAGATAAGGAGGTGGGGCCGCAATCCCTTC
This genomic window contains:
- a CDS encoding helix-turn-helix transcriptional regulator, whose amino-acid sequence is MVVGSDKTEICSSCDMDFKTRVAMRIRAIRKRRGLSQEALAGLIDRSPDAISNVERGISIPAYDTLEVLAKGLGVPLSELFAEDNENDPQRAAALARLNDAARSLDNRMLATAAAIVELLATGPTKQA
- a CDS encoding thioredoxin fold domain-containing protein, producing the protein MNDFKQLHLGIDRRQFITASAAAVGLAAISHAMPAKADTIIAPEKPRTREALLALLDDTAWVPIGPDNEKHIYVLGAPWCPHCKNLYFEAKKIEKAVQFRWVPGFTNSTWAQQVNLLTAGTRDANVLDQIYNKIRPADLIPQGANWALKWNEDVVDLVELGQPGAGATPVIYIPLGSELRRMTGEETAANFMKLASSIARRPASMSITPKASAVAGTISKSWEISRSLSLTPVSDTVPLPVRVAPTLDAPVFFNLPSDKALDVKGAAITANGEKWVYLSLSGTGFLERGGWCAADQVYVNDGNKTPVTF